The Nostoc sp. 'Lobaria pulmonaria (5183) cyanobiont' genome window below encodes:
- a CDS encoding RloB family protein, translating into MPRKLNRRPPSRNIAQKILIACEGSKTEPIYFNSIRNELRSPTLDIIVLPHQNRTDPRSIIERLIEERQQRKDNQQWSKEDKTWAVFDGDEHIEKSLANWQSAINRAISQKINLAITNPCFELWYLIHFQDHFAQITRDRLVNLLEKHIPDYDKSMCLYPKPLKSLTEQAIQRAEKMAKQIERNELSEHSNPCCSGLPKLKNS; encoded by the coding sequence GTGCCAAGAAAGTTAAATCGCCGCCCACCTAGCAGGAATATTGCTCAGAAAATACTAATTGCTTGTGAAGGAAGTAAAACAGAACCAATTTATTTCAATAGTATTCGCAATGAATTACGTTCGCCAACTTTAGATATTATTGTATTGCCTCATCAAAACAGAACTGATCCACGTAGCATTATTGAAAGACTTATCGAAGAACGACAGCAGAGGAAAGATAACCAGCAATGGAGTAAAGAAGATAAAACCTGGGCTGTTTTTGACGGAGATGAGCATATTGAAAAAAGTCTGGCAAATTGGCAAAGTGCAATAAATCGAGCTATAAGCCAAAAGATTAATCTGGCAATTACCAATCCTTGTTTTGAACTCTGGTATCTAATTCACTTTCAAGACCATTTTGCACAAATCACTCGTGATAGGTTAGTTAATTTGCTCGAAAAGCATATACCTGACTACGACAAATCAATGTGTTTATATCCAAAACCATTGAAATCGTTAACTGAACAAGCGATTCAACGTGCTGAGAAGATGGCAAAGCAGATAGAACGTAATGAATTATCTGAACATTCAAATCCCTGCTGTAGTGGCTTGCCTAAACTAAAGAATAGTTAG